Proteins found in one Miscanthus floridulus cultivar M001 chromosome 4, ASM1932011v1, whole genome shotgun sequence genomic segment:
- the LOC136552755 gene encoding thiamine thiazole synthase 2, chloroplastic → MATTASSLLKSSFAGARLPLATRTPSSSVVVATRRAASGPICASSISSSNPPYDLTSFRFSPIKESVVSREMTRRYMTDMITYADTDVVIVGAGSAGLSCAYELSKDPTVSIAIVEQSVSPGGGAWLGGQLFSAMVVRKPAHLFLDELGVAYDEAEDYVVIKHAALFTSTVMSRLLARPNVKLFNAVAVEDLIVKKGRVGGVVTNWALVSMNHDTQSCMDPNVMEAKVVVSSCGHDGPFGATGVKRLQDIGMISDVPGMKALDMNTAEDEIVRLTREVVPGMIVTGMEVAEIDGAPRMGPTFGAMMISGQKAAHLALQALGRPNAVDGTIKVVSPALRQEFVIASKDDEVVDA, encoded by the exons atggcgaccaccgcGTCCAGCCTCCTCAAGTCCTCCTTCGCGGGCGCCCGGCTCCCGTTGGCCACGCGCACGCCATCGTcgtccgtcgtcgtggccacccGGCGCGCCGCCAGCGGCCCCATCTGCGCGTCGTCCATCTCCTCCTCCAACCCGCCCTACGACCTGACGTCCTTCCGGTTCAGCCCGATCAAGGAGTCCGTCGTCTCCCGCGAGATGACCCGGCGGTACATGACGGACATGATCACCTACGCCGACACCGACGTCGTCATCGTGGGCGCCGGCTCCGCGGGGCTCTCCTGCGCTTACGAGCTCTCCAAGGACCCCACCGTGAGCATCGCCATCGTGGAGCAGTCGGTGTCCCCGGGCGGCGGCGCGTGGCTGGGCGGGCAGCTGTTCTCGGCCATGGTGGTGCGGAAGCCGGCGCACCTGTTCCTGGACGAGCTGGGCGTCGCGTACGACGAGGCCGAGGACTACGTGGTGATCAAGCACGCCGCGCTCTTCACGTCCACCGTCATGAGCCGCCTCCTGGCGCGGCCCAACGTGAAGCTGTTCAACGCCGTCGCCGTGGAGGACCTGATCGTGAAGAAAGGCCGCGTCGGCGGCGTCGTCACCAACTGGGCGCTCGTGTCAATGAACCACGACACGCAGTCGTGCATGGACCCCAACGTGATGGAGGCCAAGGTGGTGGTCAGCTCCTGCGGCCATGACGGGCCGTTCGGGGCCACCGGAGTCAAGAGGCTCCAGGACATCGGCATGATCAGCGACGTGCCCGGGATGAAGGCCCTCGACATGAACACCGCCGAGGACGAGATCGTGCGCCTCACGCGCGAGGTCGTGCCCGGCATGATCGTCACCGGCATGGAGGTCGCCGAGATTGACGGCGCACCGAGGATG GGCCCGACGTTCGGCGCCATGATGATCTCCGGGCAGAAGGCGGCGCACCTGGCGCTGCAGGCGTTGGGCAGGCCCAACGCCGTGGACGGGACCATCAAGGTGGTGTCGCCGGCGTTGCGTCAGGAGTTCGTGATCGCGTCCAAGGACGATGAGGTCGTGGACGCGTGA